The following proteins are encoded in a genomic region of Protaetiibacter sp. SSC-01:
- a CDS encoding head GIN domain-containing protein yields the protein MTTTHRRALAAVAALAVAGVALAGCATLPASGPRVTEEHAVSDEVHALRLEHAGDVVVELGDEPGLTVRAPQATMDRLTADEEGGTLVLGIRGSSMWAGRVTYTLTVRSFDGLEIEGSGDVKADFSSAEDVSIEVDGSGDVKADGIDARSVTVSIEGSGDVRLSGRADRGEYSIEGSGDIRGADLELREGEASISGAGDIRIHATDTVDARIDGSGDIVVTGPARVTRDVQGSGDVTEG from the coding sequence ATGACCACCACCCACCGCCGCGCGCTCGCCGCGGTCGCCGCGCTCGCCGTGGCCGGCGTCGCGCTCGCCGGATGCGCCACGCTCCCCGCGTCGGGACCGCGCGTCACCGAGGAGCACGCCGTGTCGGACGAGGTGCACGCCCTGCGTCTCGAGCACGCGGGCGACGTCGTCGTCGAGCTCGGCGACGAGCCCGGGCTCACCGTGCGCGCACCGCAGGCCACGATGGACCGGCTCACGGCCGACGAGGAGGGCGGCACGCTCGTGCTCGGCATCCGCGGCTCGAGCATGTGGGCCGGCCGCGTCACCTACACGCTCACCGTGCGCTCGTTCGACGGGCTCGAGATCGAGGGGTCGGGCGATGTGAAGGCGGACTTCTCGAGCGCCGAGGACGTGTCGATCGAGGTCGACGGCTCCGGCGACGTGAAGGCCGACGGTATCGACGCCCGGAGCGTCACCGTCTCCATCGAGGGCTCGGGCGACGTGCGGCTGAGCGGCCGCGCCGACCGCGGCGAGTACTCGATCGAGGGCTCGGGCGACATCCGCGGCGCCGACCTCGAGCTGCGCGAGGGCGAGGCGTCCATCTCGGGCGCGGGCGACATCCGCATCCACGCGACCGACACGGTCGACGCCCGCATCGACGGCTCGGGCGACATCGTCGTGACGGGGCCGGCTCGCGTGACGCGCGACGTGCAGGGCTCCGGCGACGTCACGGAAGGCTGA